The Castor canadensis chromosome 8, mCasCan1.hap1v2, whole genome shotgun sequence genome contains a region encoding:
- the Galnt6 gene encoding polypeptide N-acetylgalactosaminyltransferase 6 isoform X1 gives MRLLRRRHMPLRLAMVGSVFMLFLFIWHKDVSSSDQTMEKPWLQSLVGQKDHVLDLMLGAVNNLRDSVPKLQIRAPEPQQTLVFVNQTCLPGFYTPAELKPFWERPPQDPNSPGADGNAFKKSEWTPQEIQEKEEGYKKHCFNAFASDHISLQRALGPDTRPPECVDQKFRRCPPLPTTSVIIVFHNEAWSTLLRTVYSVLHTSPSILLREIILVDDASTEEYLKEKLEQYVQQLQIVKVVRQKERKGLITARLLGASVAQAEVLTFLDAHCECFHGWLEPLLARIAEDKTAVVSPDIVTIDLNTFKFSKPVQMGRVHSRGNFDWSLTFGWEVLPAHEKQRRKDETYPIKSPTFAGGLFSISKSYFEHIGTYDNQMEIWGGENVEMSFRVWQCGGQLEIIPCSVVGHVFRTKSPHTFPKGTSVIARNQVRLAEVWMDNYKKIFYRRNLQAAKMAQEKSFGDISERLQLREQLHCHNFSWFLHNVYPEMFVPDLNPTFYGAIKNFGTDQCLDVGENNHGGKPLIMYFCHGLGGNQYFEYTTQRDLRHNIAKQLCLHASTSTLGLRSCHFTGKNSPVPKDEEWELTPDQLIRNLGSGTCLTSQDKKPAMAPCNPRDPHQLWLFV, from the exons ATGAGGCTCCTCCGAAGACGCCACATGCCTCTGCGGCTGGCCATGGTGGGCAGTGTCTTCATGCTCTTCCTCTTCATTTGGCATAAGGACGTAAGCAGCAGCGATCAGACCATGGAGAAACCATGGTTGCAGTCCCTGGTGGGCCAGAAGGACCACGTTTTGGACCTCATGCTAGGGGCGGTGAACAACCTTCGAGACTCAGTGCCCAAGCTGCAGATCAGGGCTCCAGAGCCCCAGCAGACACTGGTCTTTGTAAACCAGACCTGCCTCCCCGGGTTCTATACCCCAGCTGAGCTGAAGCCCTTCTGGGAAAGGCCGCCACAGGACCCCAACAGTCCCGGAGCAGATGGGAATGCATTTAAGAAGAGTGAGTGGACCCCTCAGGAGATTCAGGAAAAAGAAGAGGGCTATAAGAAGCACTGCTTCAATGCCTTTGCCAGTGACCATATCTCCTTGCAGAGGGCCCTGGGGCCAGACACCCGGCCTCCTGA GTGTGTTGATCAGAAGTTCCGGCGCTGCCCCCCTCTGCCCACCACCAGCGTCATCATTGTGTTCCACAATGAAGCCTGGTCCACGCTGCTGCGAACGGTGTACAGCGTCCTACACACCAGCCCTTCCATCCTGCTGAGGGAGATCATCCTGGTGGATGATGCTAGCACAGAGG AGTACTTAAAGGAGAAGCTGGAGCAGTATGTGCAGCAGCTCCAGATTGTGAAGGTGGTGCGGCAGAAGGAGCGGAAGGGGCTGATCACTGCACGGCTGCTGGGGGCCAGTGTGGCACAGGCAGAGGTGCTCACCTTCCTGGATGCCCACT gtgagtgCTTCCATGGCTGGCTAGAGCCCCTCCTGGCTCGAATTGCTGAGGACAAGACAGCAGTGGTGAGCCCAGACATTGTCACCATCGACCTTAACACTTTCAAGTTCTCTAAGCCCGTGCAGATGGGCAGAGTCCATAGCCGTGGCAACTTTGACTGGAGCCTGACCTTTGGCTGGGAGGTTCTACCTGCACATGAGAAGCAGAGACGCAAGGATGAGACCTACCCAATCAA aTCCCCGACGTTTGCTGGTGGCCTCTTCTCCATCTCCAAGTCCTACTTTGAGCACATCGGTACCTATGATAATCAGATGGAGATCTGGGGAGGGGAGAACGTGGAAATGTCCTTCCGG GTGTGGCAATGCGGGGGCCAGCTGGAGATCATTCCCTGCTCTGTGGTAGGCCACGTGTTCCGTACCAAGAGTCCCCACACCTTTCCCAAGGGCACAAGTGTCATTGCTCGCAACCAAGTGCGCCTGGCTGAAGTCTGGATGGACAACTACAAGAAGATTTTCTATAGGAGAAATCTGCAGGCAGCAAAGATGGCTCAGGAG AAATCCTTTGGTGACATTTCGGAAAGATTGCAGCTAAGGGAACAACTACACTGCCACAACTTTTCCTGGTTCCTGCACAACGTCTACCCAGAGATGTTTGTTCCTGACCTGAATCCTACCTTCTATGGAGCT ATCAAGAACTTCGGCACGGATCAATGCCTGGATGTGGGAGAGAACAACCATGGCGGGAAACCCCTCATCATGTACTTCTGCCACGGCCTTGGCGGTAATCAG TACTTTGAGTACACAACCCAGAGGGACCTTCGACACAACATTGCCAAGCAGCTGTGTCTACACGCCAGCACCAGCACACTGGGCCTTAGGAGCTGTCACTTCACTGGCAAAAACAGCCCAGTGCCCAAGGATGAGGAATGGGAATTGACCCCG GATCAGCTCATCAGGAACTTAGGATCTGGTACCTGCCTGACATCCCAGGACAAAAAGCCAGCCATGGCCCCCTGTAACCCCAGGGACCCCCATCAACTGTGGCTCTTTGTCTAG
- the Galnt6 gene encoding polypeptide N-acetylgalactosaminyltransferase 6 isoform X2 yields MRLLRRRHMPLRLAMVGSVFMLFLFIWHKDVSSSDQTMEKPWLQSLVGQKDHVLDLMLGAVNNLRDSVPKLQIRAPEPQQTLVFVNQTCLPGFYTPAELKPFWERPPQDPNSPGADGNAFKKSEWTPQEIQEKEEGYKKHCFNAFASDHISLQRALGPDTRPPECVDQKFRRCPPLPTTSVIIVFHNEAWSTLLRTVYSVLHTSPSILLREIILVDDASTEEYLKEKLEQYVQQLQIVKVVRQKERKGLITARLLGASVAQAEVLTFLDAHCECFHGWLEPLLARIAEDKTAVVSPDIVTIDLNTFKFSKPVQMGRVHSRGNFDWSLTFGWEVLPAHEKQRRKDETYPIKSPTFAGGLFSISKSYFEHIGTYDNQMEIWGGENVEMSFRVWQCGGQLEIIPCSVVGHVFRTKSPHTFPKGTSVIARNQVRLAEVWMDNYKKIFYRRNLQAAKMAQEKSFGDISERLQLREQLHCHNFSWFLHNVYPEMFVPDLNPTFYGAIKNFGTDQCLDVGENNHGGKPLIMYFCHGLGGNQDQLIRNLGSGTCLTSQDKKPAMAPCNPRDPHQLWLFV; encoded by the exons ATGAGGCTCCTCCGAAGACGCCACATGCCTCTGCGGCTGGCCATGGTGGGCAGTGTCTTCATGCTCTTCCTCTTCATTTGGCATAAGGACGTAAGCAGCAGCGATCAGACCATGGAGAAACCATGGTTGCAGTCCCTGGTGGGCCAGAAGGACCACGTTTTGGACCTCATGCTAGGGGCGGTGAACAACCTTCGAGACTCAGTGCCCAAGCTGCAGATCAGGGCTCCAGAGCCCCAGCAGACACTGGTCTTTGTAAACCAGACCTGCCTCCCCGGGTTCTATACCCCAGCTGAGCTGAAGCCCTTCTGGGAAAGGCCGCCACAGGACCCCAACAGTCCCGGAGCAGATGGGAATGCATTTAAGAAGAGTGAGTGGACCCCTCAGGAGATTCAGGAAAAAGAAGAGGGCTATAAGAAGCACTGCTTCAATGCCTTTGCCAGTGACCATATCTCCTTGCAGAGGGCCCTGGGGCCAGACACCCGGCCTCCTGA GTGTGTTGATCAGAAGTTCCGGCGCTGCCCCCCTCTGCCCACCACCAGCGTCATCATTGTGTTCCACAATGAAGCCTGGTCCACGCTGCTGCGAACGGTGTACAGCGTCCTACACACCAGCCCTTCCATCCTGCTGAGGGAGATCATCCTGGTGGATGATGCTAGCACAGAGG AGTACTTAAAGGAGAAGCTGGAGCAGTATGTGCAGCAGCTCCAGATTGTGAAGGTGGTGCGGCAGAAGGAGCGGAAGGGGCTGATCACTGCACGGCTGCTGGGGGCCAGTGTGGCACAGGCAGAGGTGCTCACCTTCCTGGATGCCCACT gtgagtgCTTCCATGGCTGGCTAGAGCCCCTCCTGGCTCGAATTGCTGAGGACAAGACAGCAGTGGTGAGCCCAGACATTGTCACCATCGACCTTAACACTTTCAAGTTCTCTAAGCCCGTGCAGATGGGCAGAGTCCATAGCCGTGGCAACTTTGACTGGAGCCTGACCTTTGGCTGGGAGGTTCTACCTGCACATGAGAAGCAGAGACGCAAGGATGAGACCTACCCAATCAA aTCCCCGACGTTTGCTGGTGGCCTCTTCTCCATCTCCAAGTCCTACTTTGAGCACATCGGTACCTATGATAATCAGATGGAGATCTGGGGAGGGGAGAACGTGGAAATGTCCTTCCGG GTGTGGCAATGCGGGGGCCAGCTGGAGATCATTCCCTGCTCTGTGGTAGGCCACGTGTTCCGTACCAAGAGTCCCCACACCTTTCCCAAGGGCACAAGTGTCATTGCTCGCAACCAAGTGCGCCTGGCTGAAGTCTGGATGGACAACTACAAGAAGATTTTCTATAGGAGAAATCTGCAGGCAGCAAAGATGGCTCAGGAG AAATCCTTTGGTGACATTTCGGAAAGATTGCAGCTAAGGGAACAACTACACTGCCACAACTTTTCCTGGTTCCTGCACAACGTCTACCCAGAGATGTTTGTTCCTGACCTGAATCCTACCTTCTATGGAGCT ATCAAGAACTTCGGCACGGATCAATGCCTGGATGTGGGAGAGAACAACCATGGCGGGAAACCCCTCATCATGTACTTCTGCCACGGCCTTGGCGGTAATCAG GATCAGCTCATCAGGAACTTAGGATCTGGTACCTGCCTGACATCCCAGGACAAAAAGCCAGCCATGGCCCCCTGTAACCCCAGGGACCCCCATCAACTGTGGCTCTTTGTCTAG